A genomic region of Desulfuromonas sp. TF contains the following coding sequences:
- a CDS encoding TAXI family TRAP transporter solute-binding subunit, which produces MGRMKSILSLAGCLAIAVLLTLPGTGLAAKSRLAFSGGPEGGTFQYFSNGISTLLSKNLPDVEVSNMASAGSVENLRRVNSGDADFGITYSGDLFLARNGKLPQDAKKYENVLGMAYLYGAPAHLVVLEASGINDVAGLAGKKVAVGGAGSGAAASAERYFKKLGVWDKMQPQFIGYSEAVSAMGDKLIDAVWVFAGFPNASVIQAAASNKIKVLDTVEAGQKAGFFDEYPFYTEVTIPAGTYSGVDAPVKTFQDSALWVTGKHVKPEVISAALKETFSPEGLAYLVKVKSTAKAMSVEGGLNGIVTPIHPGAEKFWTEKGLTISERQKAQ; this is translated from the coding sequence ATGGGCAGAATGAAGAGTATCCTTTCCCTCGCAGGCTGTTTGGCCATCGCCGTCCTGCTGACTCTCCCCGGTACGGGTCTGGCGGCAAAATCCCGCCTCGCCTTCTCCGGCGGACCCGAAGGCGGCACCTTCCAGTATTTCTCCAACGGCATCTCCACGCTTCTGTCCAAGAATCTGCCGGACGTAGAAGTCTCCAACATGGCCTCGGCCGGCTCCGTCGAGAATCTGCGGCGGGTCAACTCGGGTGACGCGGACTTCGGCATCACCTATTCGGGCGACCTCTTCCTCGCGCGCAACGGCAAGCTGCCGCAGGACGCGAAAAAATACGAAAACGTTCTGGGCATGGCTTACCTGTACGGCGCCCCTGCTCACCTGGTCGTCCTTGAAGCAAGCGGCATAAACGATGTTGCCGGACTGGCCGGCAAGAAGGTTGCCGTCGGCGGAGCCGGTTCCGGAGCCGCGGCCTCGGCGGAACGTTACTTCAAGAAGCTCGGGGTCTGGGACAAGATGCAGCCCCAGTTCATCGGCTACAGCGAAGCCGTATCGGCCATGGGCGACAAGCTGATCGATGCCGTCTGGGTCTTTGCCGGCTTCCCCAACGCCTCCGTCATCCAGGCCGCCGCCAGCAACAAAATCAAGGTCCTCGACACCGTCGAGGCGGGCCAGAAGGCGGGGTTCTTCGACGAATACCCCTTCTATACCGAGGTCACCATTCCCGCCGGCACCTATAGCGGCGTGGACGCCCCGGTGAAGACTTTCCAGGACTCCGCCCTCTGGGTGACGGGAAAGCATGTCAAGCCGGAGGTCATCTCCGCGGCCCTGAAAGAGACCTTCTCACCCGAAGGGCTCGCCTACCTGGTCAAGGTCAAGAGCACCGCCAAGGCTATGTCCGTCGAAGGCGGCCTGAACGGCATCGTCACCCCCATTCATCCCGGGGCCGAGAAGTTCTGGACCGAAAAAGGCCTCACCATCAGCGAGCGGCAAAAAGCCCAGTGA
- a CDS encoding DUF2188 domain-containing protein, with protein sequence MATVHIMPRGVEGWLLKVEGEKIKDGFFATREEALRVGRTMCDTLRADLVIHNPDGTTTRQ encoded by the coding sequence ATGGCTACGGTCCATATCATGCCCCGAGGAGTGGAGGGCTGGCTCCTGAAGGTTGAAGGCGAAAAAATAAAAGATGGCTTTTTCGCAACCCGCGAGGAAGCGCTGCGGGTTGGGCGAACCATGTGCGATACCCTGCGAGCCGACCTGGTGATACATAATCCGGATGGAACGACGACAAGGCAGTAA
- a CDS encoding universal stress protein — protein MPVKTIRKILYATDYSESSVPACDYALTLAGLAGAEVHVLHVIGEFADQRKSQIQPEAMALLEREVELQAVKEMKDFCRDKFDEKVRFQTEVVMGIPFQEILKRAESLPADLIVIGTHGRTGLEHVLVGSTAERLVRRSTIPVLTVRSEV, from the coding sequence GTGCCAGTCAAAACGATTCGCAAAATTCTTTATGCCACGGACTACTCGGAGAGCTCCGTACCGGCCTGCGACTACGCTCTGACTCTGGCCGGCCTGGCCGGGGCCGAGGTGCACGTGCTGCATGTCATCGGCGAGTTCGCCGACCAGCGCAAGAGCCAGATCCAGCCCGAGGCGATGGCGCTTCTCGAACGGGAAGTCGAGTTGCAGGCGGTCAAGGAGATGAAAGACTTCTGTCGGGACAAGTTCGACGAGAAGGTGCGTTTCCAGACCGAAGTGGTTATGGGAATCCCTTTCCAGGAGATTCTGAAGCGGGCCGAAAGCCTCCCGGCCGATCTGATCGTCATCGGCACCCATGGCCGCACCGGCCTCGAACATGTCCTCGTCGGCAGCACTGCCGAGCGTCTGGTGCGCAGATCGACTATACCCGTCCTGACGGTGCGCTCGGAGGTCTAG
- a CDS encoding GSU3473 family protein → MYPDGETDAINPYLLNTYIQMGKIVRFKRGGDWVLISEGPIRGQDGGSHGRDRRRA, encoded by the coding sequence ATGTATCCAGACGGGGAAACCGATGCGATAAATCCTTATCTTCTCAATACGTATATCCAGATGGGGAAAATCGTCCGGTTCAAACGCGGTGGCGATTGGGTGCTCATCAGCGAAGGTCCGATCAGGGGCCAGGATGGGGGATCTCACGGTCGTGACCGGAGGAGAGCTTAG
- a CDS encoding DUF4112 domain-containing protein, which produces MNPGERERAKQRLDRIAWYLDSSIPIPGLETRFGLDALIGLFPGIGDTLGALMSSYILSEAARLGAPKSVLLKMAFNIALDAILGAVPVLGDLFDVVWKANQRNVQLLGTYLERPRKAVATSRLFVWSLAFLLVGFVIFVGMLGFALMRWAWLEINGNG; this is translated from the coding sequence ATGAATCCCGGCGAGAGGGAAAGAGCGAAACAGCGTCTTGATCGCATAGCCTGGTACCTGGATAGTTCCATTCCCATACCGGGCCTGGAAACGCGTTTCGGCCTCGATGCCCTGATCGGCCTTTTTCCCGGCATCGGCGACACGCTGGGAGCGCTCATGTCGAGCTATATTCTCTCGGAAGCAGCCCGACTGGGCGCTCCGAAATCCGTCCTCCTCAAAATGGCCTTCAACATCGCCCTGGATGCTATTCTGGGCGCTGTTCCCGTCCTGGGGGACCTGTTCGATGTGGTCTGGAAAGCTAATCAGCGAAACGTGCAACTGCTCGGGACCTACCTCGAGAGACCGCGCAAGGCCGTGGCCACGAGCCGGTTGTTCGTGTGGTCGCTTGCTTTCTTGCTGGTCGGATTCGTGATTTTCGTCGGAATGTTGGGGTTTGCGCTGATGCGCTGGGCATGGTTGGAGATCAATGGAAATGGATGA
- a CDS encoding U32 family peptidase has protein sequence MNIKNVEKPELLSPVGSLEAFFAAMESGADAVYAGLKDFSARAKAKNFTLQELERMTGYAHARQRRLYVTLNTLVKERELPALVETLSALEAMAVDGIILQDLAVWRLARRNFPGLELHASTQMTVHNTAGVRMLERMGFTRGVLARELSLEEISAIRRQTTLELEHFIHGALCFSFSGQCYFSSWLGGKSGNRGRCAQPCRRRYRYRQHEGYYFSTNDLSAIELLPELAEAGVVSFKIEGRMKSAEYVANVVSAYRRVLDAPPSRRPEAVKEAKELLKASFGRTPTRGFLPGNVPTDIAIPSLKGSTGRFLGEIAAVKEGDISFKTRDRLHVGDRLRIQPKSDQAGTAFTVKEIRQGRKPVKRVESGAYVSVPSPFRDIFRVGDAVFKVSSDQAFTMSEAACRRKLEKAAAPPAPVRLVVAMPDNATLSVQGVTGHITITRDYPVETFSATDRPLSSDTLKGVFERTAGESFVLEQLEAGKLPPLVIPPSRLKEIRRDFYGILRQAVNDRAAGRRSEHLKKALSDLLPSAKPSGETQRIVTVAIRDIRDVHILNDPFVDCVLLPLTAGNVQGLGHAGKRLSGRENRVIWDLPFILFDSEWSGYREAVRSLVKRGHRNFRLNNLGHFHLFEGVEGVELSAGYRLFSLNSQALLAWKELGAAEATLYIEDDRDNLRQILQRECGLHLSLTVYGNVPLITSRIPIRGVRPDTPLLSDRNDAYRVSQRAGLTVLTPEVDFSLLGRLGEIQAMGCGRFILELNHLGPFSPEGKRVLEALRKGNEVPGTSPFNFEMGME, from the coding sequence ATGAATATCAAAAACGTCGAAAAACCCGAGCTTCTCTCTCCCGTCGGCAGCCTGGAGGCCTTTTTTGCCGCCATGGAATCAGGAGCCGACGCAGTCTATGCGGGCCTGAAGGATTTCTCCGCCCGCGCCAAGGCTAAAAATTTCACCCTCCAGGAGCTGGAGCGGATGACCGGGTATGCACATGCCAGACAGCGCAGGCTCTATGTCACCCTCAACACCCTGGTCAAGGAACGGGAGCTGCCGGCGCTGGTCGAAACCCTGTCGGCCCTGGAGGCTATGGCAGTGGACGGGATCATTCTCCAGGATCTGGCGGTATGGCGTCTCGCCCGCAGGAACTTCCCGGGTCTGGAACTGCACGCCTCCACCCAGATGACGGTTCACAATACCGCCGGGGTCAGGATGCTCGAGCGGATGGGGTTCACCCGGGGGGTGCTTGCCCGCGAACTCAGCCTGGAAGAAATCTCCGCTATTCGACGCCAGACCACCCTGGAGCTGGAGCACTTTATCCACGGGGCGCTGTGCTTCTCTTTTTCAGGGCAGTGCTACTTCTCCTCCTGGCTCGGCGGCAAAAGCGGCAATCGAGGCCGCTGTGCTCAGCCTTGCCGACGCCGCTACCGTTACCGCCAGCACGAGGGGTATTATTTTTCCACCAATGATCTCTCCGCCATCGAGCTGCTCCCCGAACTGGCGGAGGCCGGAGTGGTGAGCTTCAAGATCGAGGGGCGGATGAAGAGCGCCGAATACGTGGCCAATGTAGTTTCGGCCTACCGCCGGGTCCTCGACGCCCCCCCTTCCCGCCGCCCGGAGGCGGTGAAGGAAGCCAAGGAACTGCTCAAGGCCTCTTTCGGACGCACCCCAACCAGGGGCTTTCTTCCCGGGAATGTTCCCACGGATATCGCCATCCCGTCCCTGAAAGGCTCGACCGGACGTTTTCTGGGAGAGATCGCCGCGGTGAAAGAGGGGGACATCTCCTTCAAGACACGGGACCGCCTGCACGTGGGCGATCGGCTGCGCATTCAACCCAAGTCCGATCAGGCCGGCACCGCTTTCACCGTCAAGGAAATCCGTCAGGGGCGGAAGCCGGTAAAAAGAGTCGAATCCGGCGCATACGTCAGCGTCCCTTCCCCTTTCCGCGACATCTTCCGGGTGGGAGACGCCGTCTTCAAGGTTTCCTCGGACCAGGCATTCACCATGAGCGAAGCCGCCTGCCGGCGGAAACTGGAGAAGGCCGCCGCCCCGCCCGCCCCGGTTCGCCTGGTCGTCGCCATGCCGGATAACGCCACCCTGTCAGTCCAGGGGGTAACCGGACACATCACGATAACCCGGGACTACCCCGTCGAAACTTTTTCGGCTACCGACCGCCCCCTGAGCTCCGACACCCTGAAGGGTGTGTTCGAAAGGACCGCCGGTGAGTCCTTCGTTCTCGAACAGCTGGAAGCCGGAAAGCTTCCCCCTCTGGTCATCCCGCCCAGTCGTCTCAAGGAGATTCGCCGCGACTTCTACGGGATCCTCCGGCAGGCGGTGAACGACCGCGCCGCAGGCAGGCGCAGTGAACACCTGAAGAAGGCTCTGTCGGATCTGTTGCCGTCTGCGAAGCCTTCGGGGGAGACCCAAAGGATCGTGACGGTAGCCATCCGCGACATTCGCGACGTTCATATTCTCAACGACCCGTTCGTCGATTGCGTGCTCCTTCCCCTGACTGCCGGCAATGTACAAGGGCTCGGCCATGCGGGCAAACGCCTGTCCGGAAGGGAAAACCGGGTGATCTGGGACCTTCCCTTCATCCTCTTCGATTCCGAGTGGAGCGGGTACCGCGAGGCCGTCAGGTCGCTGGTAAAGCGCGGCCATCGAAATTTCCGCCTCAACAATCTGGGCCATTTCCACCTGTTCGAAGGGGTCGAGGGGGTGGAACTCAGCGCCGGCTACCGCCTTTTCTCCCTCAACAGTCAGGCCCTTCTCGCCTGGAAGGAGTTGGGAGCCGCGGAGGCGACTCTCTATATCGAAGACGACCGGGACAACCTGCGCCAGATCCTGCAGCGGGAGTGCGGCCTGCATCTTTCCCTGACGGTGTACGGCAACGTTCCTCTCATCACTTCCAGGATTCCGATTCGCGGGGTGCGGCCGGACACCCCGCTCCTCTCCGACCGCAACGATGCCTACAGGGTCAGTCAGCGCGCCGGCCTTACCGTCCTTACCCCGGAGGTCGACTTCTCGCTCCTTGGGCGCCTTGGCGAAATCCAGGCCATGGGCTGCGGACGCTTCATCCTAGAGCTGAACCACCTCGGTCCGTTCTCCCCCGAGGGGAAAAGGGTGCTGGAGGCGCTGCGCAAGGGAAACGAGGTCCCGGGAACCTCGCCTTTCAATTTTGAAATGGGAATGGAATAA
- the pdxA gene encoding 4-hydroxythreonine-4-phosphate dehydrogenase PdxA, giving the protein MTRPIILTMGDPTGIGPEIIVKALLHGDLDNLSRPLLVAGDAGVLQRAAAVFPAGAELLPGEGGASHRLKIGDRTLAVRSLSSIAAERLVYGNPDASCGRAMLDYIEWACDRCLAGDASAMVTGPISKKAIRAAGCDFPGHTELLAQRCGVEKVVMMLAGERLKVCLVTTHLPLAEVPKVLTTAGILETIRITDAAFRRHFRLVQPRIAVLSLNPHAGEGGMFGDEEERIIRPAIAAAQAEGIAATGPHSADTLFHFAVRGSCDAVVCMYHDQGLIPLKLLSFEDGVNITLGLPIVRTSVDHGTAYDIAGTGQASCTSLVAAVRMAEEMAET; this is encoded by the coding sequence GTGACGCGCCCGATTATTCTGACCATGGGAGATCCTACCGGCATCGGTCCCGAAATCATCGTCAAGGCCCTGCTGCATGGAGACCTGGACAATCTGTCCCGTCCCCTGCTGGTGGCCGGCGATGCGGGTGTGCTGCAGCGGGCTGCCGCGGTTTTTCCGGCCGGAGCCGAGCTCCTGCCCGGCGAAGGCGGAGCCAGCCATCGGCTAAAGATCGGAGATCGCACTCTGGCCGTGAGGTCCCTCTCCAGCATCGCCGCAGAGCGTCTCGTCTACGGCAATCCCGATGCCTCCTGCGGTCGCGCCATGCTCGACTATATCGAGTGGGCCTGCGACCGGTGTCTGGCCGGCGATGCTTCGGCCATGGTTACGGGGCCGATCAGCAAGAAGGCAATCCGGGCGGCAGGCTGCGATTTTCCGGGGCATACCGAGCTGCTGGCCCAGCGCTGCGGAGTGGAAAAGGTGGTGATGATGCTTGCCGGGGAGCGGTTGAAGGTTTGCCTCGTCACCACCCATCTGCCCCTGGCCGAGGTGCCTAAGGTGCTCACAACGGCTGGAATTCTGGAGACGATACGCATCACCGATGCCGCCTTTCGTCGGCACTTCCGATTGGTTCAGCCGCGTATTGCCGTTCTGTCTCTCAATCCCCATGCCGGAGAAGGGGGAATGTTCGGCGACGAGGAGGAGCGGATTATCCGCCCGGCGATTGCTGCCGCGCAGGCCGAGGGGATCGCCGCCACCGGGCCGCACAGTGCCGACACGCTTTTTCACTTTGCCGTGCGGGGCTCCTGCGACGCGGTGGTCTGCATGTATCACGATCAGGGGCTGATTCCGCTGAAGCTGCTCTCCTTTGAGGATGGGGTAAATATTACCCTGGGGCTCCCCATCGTCCGCACATCAGTCGACCACGGCACCGCCTACGATATCGCCGGCACCGGCCAAGCCAGCTGCACCAGCCTGGTTGCGGCGGTCAGGATGGCCGAGGAAATGGCAGAAACCTGA
- a CDS encoding TRAP transporter fused permease subunit: MAEELNDELKELSPEEQEKLKKLMEKDAKSFRTPTGFWHWVVALLGAGMVIFYFYAAGLKAVATEYHRGIYVFATYVLVFLLYPAGKTRIRLLLSLILGAMISCTAAVLFFFEDTASFHGQLTAFGEAWSEKGMAALGAAGGLWWVAFGTLAIAALLMPADTWLMKRRPQWPVLSDVLFALASTLVVYYWISQFEALNYRAGAENELDALVSIAGVILSLEVCRRVLGWAMTLIGVGMLCYGYFGPHFPDIIAHRGFDMERLATSIYLTTNGVFGVMASVLATYVILFIFFGAFLQKSGAGKFFIDLPLALAGRTTGGPAKVAVIASAIFGSVSGSAIANTVSTGAFTIPLMKRAGFRPHVAGAIEPAASIGGMFLPPVMGAGGFLMAELTETPYATIMMISVFPALLYFFSVFCMIHFEAKKMGIKGLTDENFPRWQQVLKRDGYFALPLIIITVLMIMGRSPGFSAFWATLSCIGISWFRQETRMGPREIWDAIQVGARNTLVIGATVGVIGIIVGIISLTGIGLKFSDIIISLAAGNLLMALLLVALASLVLGMGVPVTAAYLITAVLAVPPLGDLGVPILAAHMIVYWLSQDSNITPPVCVAAYAGAAIAGSDPWKTGWTSFKYAKLLYVMPILFAFTPSILFQAKPIMVNMPEIESEMPFATVLKVNVKEGDVFADGDIIATVLIDDKPLEVTAQRDGTVTQVLIPAGGMVNPDDAIVLGEIKATKTKVVSSFVSAILGTIAFSSLTMLYWIRRTTIPEWLLLAAATVLLYWPTVVTDVAGLVVVALVWFMQKTKNKRDAMVAVTA, encoded by the coding sequence ATGGCTGAAGAACTCAACGACGAACTCAAGGAGCTCTCTCCCGAGGAGCAGGAAAAACTCAAGAAGCTGATGGAGAAGGACGCCAAATCCTTCCGCACTCCGACCGGTTTCTGGCACTGGGTCGTCGCCCTGCTGGGCGCCGGCATGGTCATCTTCTATTTCTATGCGGCCGGCCTGAAGGCTGTCGCCACCGAGTATCATCGGGGGATCTACGTCTTTGCCACCTACGTCCTGGTCTTTCTCCTCTATCCGGCGGGAAAGACGCGGATCAGGCTGCTGCTTTCGCTGATCCTCGGAGCGATGATTTCCTGCACGGCAGCCGTCCTGTTCTTCTTCGAGGACACCGCTTCCTTCCATGGCCAACTGACCGCTTTCGGCGAAGCCTGGAGCGAGAAGGGAATGGCAGCCCTGGGGGCAGCCGGCGGTCTCTGGTGGGTGGCCTTCGGAACACTGGCAATAGCGGCGCTGCTGATGCCTGCCGATACCTGGTTGATGAAACGCCGGCCCCAGTGGCCGGTCCTCTCCGACGTCCTCTTCGCCCTGGCCTCGACTCTCGTCGTCTATTACTGGATCAGCCAGTTTGAGGCGCTCAACTACCGGGCCGGCGCCGAAAACGAGCTCGACGCCCTGGTCAGCATCGCCGGCGTCATCCTCTCCCTCGAGGTCTGCCGCAGGGTGCTCGGATGGGCGATGACCCTGATCGGAGTCGGAATGCTCTGCTACGGCTATTTCGGCCCCCACTTCCCCGATATCATCGCCCATCGGGGCTTCGATATGGAGCGGCTGGCCACTTCCATCTATCTCACCACCAATGGGGTGTTCGGAGTCATGGCCAGCGTTCTGGCCACCTACGTCATCCTCTTCATCTTCTTCGGCGCCTTCCTGCAGAAGTCGGGGGCCGGCAAGTTCTTCATCGACCTGCCTCTGGCGCTCGCCGGACGGACCACTGGCGGGCCGGCCAAGGTGGCGGTCATCGCCTCGGCCATTTTCGGCTCGGTTTCGGGCAGCGCCATCGCCAACACCGTCTCCACAGGCGCCTTCACCATCCCGCTGATGAAGCGGGCCGGCTTCAGGCCGCACGTGGCAGGCGCCATCGAGCCTGCGGCCTCTATCGGCGGCATGTTCCTGCCGCCGGTCATGGGGGCGGGGGGCTTTCTGATGGCGGAACTCACCGAGACCCCCTACGCTACCATCATGATGATCTCGGTCTTTCCGGCCCTGCTCTACTTCTTCTCGGTCTTCTGCATGATCCATTTCGAAGCCAAGAAGATGGGGATCAAGGGTCTGACCGACGAGAACTTCCCCCGCTGGCAGCAGGTGCTCAAGCGCGACGGCTATTTCGCCCTGCCGCTGATCATCATCACCGTGCTGATGATCATGGGGCGTTCTCCCGGCTTCTCCGCCTTCTGGGCCACCCTCTCCTGCATCGGCATCAGCTGGTTCCGCCAGGAGACCCGCATGGGTCCTCGGGAGATCTGGGACGCCATCCAGGTCGGAGCCCGCAACACCCTGGTCATCGGCGCCACCGTCGGCGTCATCGGGATCATCGTCGGGATCATCTCCCTGACCGGCATCGGCCTGAAATTCTCCGACATCATCATCTCGCTCGCCGCCGGCAACCTGCTGATGGCCCTGTTGCTGGTGGCCCTGGCCTCCCTGGTCCTCGGTATGGGGGTGCCGGTCACCGCCGCCTACCTGATCACCGCCGTCCTTGCCGTGCCGCCCCTCGGCGACCTCGGCGTGCCGATTCTCGCCGCCCACATGATCGTCTACTGGCTGAGCCAGGACTCGAACATCACCCCTCCGGTCTGCGTCGCGGCCTACGCCGGAGCGGCCATCGCGGGATCCGACCCCTGGAAGACCGGCTGGACAAGCTTCAAGTACGCCAAGCTCCTGTACGTGATGCCGATCCTCTTCGCCTTCACCCCCTCCATCCTCTTCCAGGCGAAACCGATCATGGTCAACATGCCCGAGATCGAAAGCGAGATGCCTTTCGCCACGGTCCTCAAGGTCAACGTCAAGGAAGGAGATGTCTTCGCCGATGGCGACATCATCGCCACGGTCCTGATCGACGACAAGCCGTTAGAGGTCACGGCACAGAGAGACGGAACGGTCACGCAGGTCCTGATTCCCGCAGGCGGCATGGTCAACCCCGATGATGCCATTGTCCTCGGTGAGATCAAGGCGACCAAAACAAAGGTCGTCTCCTCCTTCGTTTCGGCCATCCTGGGCACCATCGCCTTCTCCTCGCTGACTATGCTCTACTGGATCCGGCGAACCACCATTCCCGAATGGCTGCTGCTTGCGGCCGCGACCGTCCTGCTTTACTGGCCGACCGTTGTTACCGATGTGGCCGGACTGGTGGTGGTGGCCCTGGTGTGGTTCATGCAAAAAACCAAGAACAAGCGCGATGCCATGGTGGCAGTAACAGCCTGA
- a CDS encoding cyclase family protein, which translates to MSDDAEWIDISVPITEEMATWPGDPPVIIDRVLDMAAGDDVTLSRLETGLHAGTHVDAPLHFLPGGARIDAMPIEAMTGPVRVIAIDADERIEVAHLRKERLAAGERVLFKTRNSRLWAEKGFIRDFVHLSLEAAEYLAGTGVRSVGIDYLSVSGYGKEAGEVHRVLLGAGVWIIEGLDLSRVVPGRYRLFCLPLKIAGAEAAPARVFLQRTGNPGRPSCSDEDENRRG; encoded by the coding sequence ATGAGCGACGATGCTGAATGGATCGACATTTCGGTCCCGATCACGGAAGAGATGGCGACCTGGCCCGGAGATCCGCCGGTGATAATCGACCGGGTGCTCGATATGGCGGCGGGGGACGATGTCACCCTCTCGAGACTCGAAACCGGACTGCATGCCGGCACCCACGTCGATGCCCCTCTTCACTTCCTCCCGGGCGGCGCGAGAATAGACGCCATGCCGATCGAGGCGATGACCGGACCGGTGCGGGTGATCGCCATCGACGCCGATGAGCGGATCGAAGTCGCCCACCTCCGGAAGGAGCGACTTGCCGCGGGGGAGAGGGTCCTTTTCAAGACCCGCAATTCGCGTCTCTGGGCGGAGAAAGGATTCATCAGGGATTTTGTTCATCTGAGCCTGGAGGCGGCCGAATATCTGGCGGGAACGGGCGTGCGGTCGGTCGGAATAGATTATCTTTCCGTATCCGGGTACGGAAAAGAGGCCGGCGAGGTGCACCGGGTACTGCTCGGCGCCGGAGTGTGGATCATCGAAGGACTGGATCTCTCAAGGGTTGTTCCCGGCCGCTATCGGCTTTTCTGCCTGCCGCTTAAAATCGCCGGTGCCGAGGCCGCCCCGGCGCGGGTTTTCTTGCAGCGCACGGGGAACCCTGGCAGGCCCTCGTGCTCGGACGAAGATGAAAACCGTCGAGGCTAG
- a CDS encoding DUF3014 domain-containing protein, translating into MKKAFLLLVVLALAIGLIGYFRVARQPQVPVTYPIPEAPDTPGILYPIEGAAPKSEPATPVIDPEKPLPELRESDERIEDTLSRLFAGREIDKFFVLDNFIRRFVVMVDNLPRRNLPATHMPTKPVPGNFLVVGKDQNLEIDPANYRRYAPYIQLAEAVEPARLVAVYVRFYPLFQEAYRELGYPSGYFNDRLVEVIDHLLAVPEVSHPIRLAQPKIAYQYANPELESLSAGRKILIRMGPENAARVKSILRRYRRELTAASDRN; encoded by the coding sequence ATGAAAAAAGCTTTCCTGCTCCTCGTCGTATTGGCCCTGGCCATCGGATTGATCGGTTATTTTCGGGTGGCTCGTCAGCCTCAGGTGCCGGTGACCTACCCGATTCCCGAAGCGCCGGATACGCCGGGAATCCTTTATCCCATTGAAGGAGCCGCACCGAAGTCGGAGCCGGCGACGCCGGTGATCGATCCGGAAAAACCGCTCCCGGAACTCCGGGAAAGCGATGAGAGGATAGAGGATACTCTCTCCAGGCTTTTTGCCGGACGGGAGATCGACAAATTTTTTGTTCTGGACAATTTCATTCGGCGCTTTGTCGTCATGGTGGACAACCTGCCGCGCCGGAACCTGCCCGCGACTCACATGCCGACCAAGCCGGTTCCGGGTAATTTTCTGGTGGTTGGAAAAGACCAGAACCTTGAGATCGACCCGGCGAACTACCGACGATATGCACCCTACATCCAACTGGCCGAGGCAGTGGAACCGGCCCGGCTCGTGGCGGTCTATGTCCGTTTTTATCCTCTGTTCCAGGAGGCCTACCGGGAACTCGGTTATCCGTCCGGCTATTTCAACGACCGTCTGGTCGAGGTGATCGATCACCTGCTCGCCGTGCCGGAGGTCTCCCATCCCATCCGCCTTGCACAGCCTAAAATTGCCTATCAGTATGCCAATCCCGAACTGGAGTCCCTGTCGGCCGGCCGCAAAATCCTGATCCGGATGGGGCCGGAAAATGCCGCCCGCGTAAAGTCCATTCTTCGTAGATACCGGCGGGAGCTTACCGCGGCCTCGGACCGAAACTGA